Proteins co-encoded in one Megalops cyprinoides isolate fMegCyp1 chromosome 1, fMegCyp1.pri, whole genome shotgun sequence genomic window:
- the LOC118773978 gene encoding F-box only protein 11 isoform X2, translating to MNSVRATSRRPRRVSRPRPAQPERNNGERDEDIPADMVAEESGPGAQNSPYQLRRKSLLPKRTACPAKSSMEGASTSATENFGHRAKRARVSGKSQDLPAAPAEQYLQEKLPDEVVLKIFSYLLEQDLCQAACVCKRFSELANDPILWKRLYMEVFEYTRPMMHPEPGKFYQINPEEYDQPNPWKESFQQLYKGAHVKPGFAEHFYSNPARYKGRENMLYYDTIEDALGGVQEAHFDGLIFVHSGIYTDEWIYIESPITMIGAAPGKVADKVIIENTRDSTFVFMEGSEDAYVGYMTIRFNPDDKSAQHHNAHHCLEITVNCSPIIDHCVIRSTCTVGSAVCVSGQGACPTIKHCNISDCENVGLYITDHAQGIYEDNEISNNALAGIWVKNHGNPIIRRNHIHHGRDVGVFTFDHGMGYFESCNIHRNRIAGFEVKAYANPTVVRCEIHHGQTGGIYVHEKGRGQFIENKIYANNFAGVWITSNSDPTIRGNSIFNGNQGGVYIFGDGRGLIESNDIYGNALAGIQIRTNSCPIVRHNKIHDGQHGGIYVHEKGQGVIEENEVYSNTLAGVWVTTGSTPVLRRNRIHSGKQVGVYFYDNGHGVLEDNDIYNHMYSGVQIRTGSNPKIRRNKIWGGQNGGILVYNSGLGFIEDNEIFDNAMAGVWIKTDSNPTLRRNKIHDGRDGGICIFNGGRGVLEENDIFRNAQAGVLISTNSHPVLRKNRIFDGFAAGIEITNHATATLEGNQIFNNRFGGLFLASGVNVTMKDNKIMNNQDAIEKAVSRGQCLYKISSYTSYPMHDFYRCHTCNTTDRNAICVNCIKKCHQGHDVEFIRHDRFFCDCGAGTLSNPCTLAGEPTHDTDTLYDSAPPIESNTLQHN from the exons ATGAACTCCGTCAGAGCAACCAGCAGGAGACCCAGGCGAGTATCGAGGCCGCGCCCGGCGCAGCCGGAAAGGAACAACGGTGAAAGAG ATGAGGACATTCCTGCAGATATGGTTGCAGAAGAATCCGGTCCAGGAGCACAGAACAGTCCCTACCAACTCCGCAGGAAGTCCCTTTTACCCAAGAGAACCGCTTGTCCAGCCAAGAGCAGCATGGAG GGTGCTTCCACTTCAGCCACAGAGAACTTTGGCCACCGTGCCAAACGGGCCCGAGTGTCGGGCAAATCGCAGGACCTGCCAG cTGCCCCGGCAGAGCAGTACCTGCAGGAGAAGCTTCCGGACGAGGTCGTGCTGAAGATCTTCTCATACCTTTTGGAGCAGGACTTGTGCCAGGCGGCATGCGTGTGCAAGCGCTTCAGTGAGCTGGCCAACGACCCCATCCTGTG GAAGAGGCTGTACATGGAGGTGTTTGAGTACACGCGTCCCATGATGCACCCTGAGCCTGGAAAGTTCTACCAGATCAACCCTGAGGAGTATGATCAACCCAACCCCTGGAAGGAGAGCTTCCAACAGCTg TACAAAGGAGCACATGTAAAACCAGGCTTTGCAGAACACTTCTACAGTAACCCAGCCAGATACAAAGGGCGAGAAAACATGCTG TACTACGACACCATCGAGGACGCGCTGGGCGGGGTCCAGGAAGCCCACTTCGACGGCTTGATATTTGTCCACTCCGGCATCTACACAGACGAGTGGATCTACATCGAGTCCCCCATCACCATGATCGGCGCAG CACCTGGGAAGGTGGCAGATAAGGTGATCATTGAGAACACCAGAGACTCTACCTTTGTGTTCATGGAGGGGTCAGAGGACGCCTATGTTGGCTACATGACCATTAGG TTTAACCCTGATGACAAGTCTGCACAGCACCACAATGCTCACCACTGCCTGGAGATCACAGTCAACTGCAGCCCCATCATTGACCACTGCGTCATCCGGAGCACCTGCACAG TGGGCTCAGCGGTGTGTGTAAGCGGCCAGGGGGCGTGTCCCACCATCAAGCACTGCAACATCAGCGACTGTGAGAACGTGGGGCTGTACATCACGGACCACGCACAG GGGATATACGAGGACAACGAGATCTCCAATAACGCGCTGGCGGGGATCTGGGTGAAAAACCACGGCAACCCCATCATCAGACGCAACCACATCCACCACGGCAGAGACGTTGGGGTGTTCACCTTTGACCACGGCATG ggctACTTTGAGAGCTGCAACATCCACAGGAACCGGATAGCGGGCTTCGAGGTGAAGGCGTACGCCAACCCCACAGTGGTGCGCTGCGAGATCCACCACGGACAGACAGGCGGTATCTATGTGCATGAGAAGGGGCGGGGCCAGTTCATCGAGAACAAGATCTACGCCAACAACTTCGCCGGCGTGTGGATCACCTCCAACAGCGACCCCACCATCAG GGGTAACTCCATTTTCAACGGTAACCAAGGCGGCGTGTACATATTTGGCGATGGGCGGGGTCTCATCGAGAGCAACGACATCTACGGCAACGCCCTGGCGGGAATCCAGATCCGCACCAACAGCTGCCCCATTGTCCGGCACAACAAGATCCACGACGGCCAGCACGGGGGCATCTATGTG CATGAGAAGGGGCAGGGCGTGATCGAGGAGAACGAGGTGTACAGCAACACCCTGGCGGGCGTGTGGGTGACGACAGGGAGCACGCCCGTGCTGCGGAGGAACCGCATCCACAGCGGGAAGCAG gtggGGGTGTATTTCTATGACAACGGGCACGGTGTGCTGGAAGACAACGACATCTACAACCACATGTACTCAGGCGTTCAGATCAG AACCGGCAGCAACCCCAAGATCCGGCGAAACAAGATCTGGGGAGGCCAGAACGGCGGCATCCTGGTTTACAACTCTG GTCTGGGATTTATCGAGGACAATGAGATCTTCGACAACGCCATGGCCGGGGTCTGGATAAAGACGGACAGCAACCCCACGCTGAGGAGGAATAAAATCCACGacgggagagatggagggatcTGCATATTCAACGGAGGAAGAg GGGTGCTGGAGGAGAACGACATCTTCCGGAACGCCCAGGCGGGTGTGCTCATCAGCACCAACAGCCACCCTGTCCTGCGCAAGAACCGCATTTTCGACGGCTTCGCTGCAG GTATCGAGATCACGAACCACGCCACAGCCACGCTAGAGGGCAATCAGATTTTCAACAACCGCTTTGGGGGGCTGTTCCTGGCGTCCGGAGTCAATGTTACGATGAAAG ataacaaaataatgaacaatCAGGACGCCATCGAGAAAGCAGTGAGCCGAGGGCAGTGCCTCTACAAGATTTCCAGCTACACCAGCTACCCGATGCATGACTTCTACAG GTGTCACACCTGCAACACGACAGACCGGAACGCAATCTGCGTCAACTGCATCAAGAAGTGCCATCAAGGGCACGACGTGGAGTTTATAAGGCACGATAG GTTTTTCTGTGACTGCGGTGCTGGGACGCTCTCAAACCCTTGCACGCTGGCAGGAGAGCCCACTCACGACACGGACACTCTGTATGACTCCGCCCCCCCTATAGAGTCCAACACGCTGCAGCACAACTGA
- the LOC118773978 gene encoding F-box only protein 11 isoform X1, translating into MNSVRATSRRPRRVSRPRPAQPERNNGERDEDIPADMVAEESGPGAQNSPYQLRRKSLLPKRTACPAKSSMEGASTSATENFGHRAKRARVSGKSQDLPAAPAEQYLQEKLPDEVVLKIFSYLLEQDLCQAACVCKRFSELANDPILWKRLYMEVFEYTRPMMHPEPGKFYQINPEEYDQPNPWKESFQQLYKGAHVKPGFAEHFYSNPARYKGRENMLYYDTIEDALGGVQEAHFDGLIFVHSGIYTDEWIYIESPITMIGAAPGKVADKVIIENTRDSTFVFMEGSEDAYVGYMTIRFNPDDKSAQHHNAHHCLEITVNCSPIIDHCVIRSTCTVGSAVCVSGQGACPTIKHCNISDCENVGLYITDHAQGIYEDNEISNNALAGIWVKNHGNPIIRRNHIHHGRDVGVFTFDHGMGYFESCNIHRNRIAGFEVKAYANPTVVRCEIHHGQTGGIYVHEKGRGQFIENKIYANNFAGVWITSNSDPTIRGNSIFNGNQGGVYIFGDGRGLIESNDIYGNALAGIQIRTNSCPIVRHNKIHDGQHGGIYVHEKGQGVIEENEVYSNTLAGVWVTTGSTPVLRRNRIHSGKQVGVYFYDNGHGVLEDNDIYNHMYSGVQIRTGSNPKIRRNKIWGGQNGGILVYNSGLGFIEDNEIFDNAMAGVWIKTDSNPTLRRNKIHDGRDGGICIFNGGRGVLEENDIFRNAQAGVLISTNSHPVLRKNRIFDGFAAGIEITNHATATLEGNQIFNNRFGGLFLASGVNVTMKGKPGWNLGLSIFLLVHPSHTQLPLVESEPPALMLHTCASPPSADNKIMNNQDAIEKAVSRGQCLYKISSYTSYPMHDFYRCHTCNTTDRNAICVNCIKKCHQGHDVEFIRHDRFFCDCGAGTLSNPCTLAGEPTHDTDTLYDSAPPIESNTLQHN; encoded by the exons ATGAACTCCGTCAGAGCAACCAGCAGGAGACCCAGGCGAGTATCGAGGCCGCGCCCGGCGCAGCCGGAAAGGAACAACGGTGAAAGAG ATGAGGACATTCCTGCAGATATGGTTGCAGAAGAATCCGGTCCAGGAGCACAGAACAGTCCCTACCAACTCCGCAGGAAGTCCCTTTTACCCAAGAGAACCGCTTGTCCAGCCAAGAGCAGCATGGAG GGTGCTTCCACTTCAGCCACAGAGAACTTTGGCCACCGTGCCAAACGGGCCCGAGTGTCGGGCAAATCGCAGGACCTGCCAG cTGCCCCGGCAGAGCAGTACCTGCAGGAGAAGCTTCCGGACGAGGTCGTGCTGAAGATCTTCTCATACCTTTTGGAGCAGGACTTGTGCCAGGCGGCATGCGTGTGCAAGCGCTTCAGTGAGCTGGCCAACGACCCCATCCTGTG GAAGAGGCTGTACATGGAGGTGTTTGAGTACACGCGTCCCATGATGCACCCTGAGCCTGGAAAGTTCTACCAGATCAACCCTGAGGAGTATGATCAACCCAACCCCTGGAAGGAGAGCTTCCAACAGCTg TACAAAGGAGCACATGTAAAACCAGGCTTTGCAGAACACTTCTACAGTAACCCAGCCAGATACAAAGGGCGAGAAAACATGCTG TACTACGACACCATCGAGGACGCGCTGGGCGGGGTCCAGGAAGCCCACTTCGACGGCTTGATATTTGTCCACTCCGGCATCTACACAGACGAGTGGATCTACATCGAGTCCCCCATCACCATGATCGGCGCAG CACCTGGGAAGGTGGCAGATAAGGTGATCATTGAGAACACCAGAGACTCTACCTTTGTGTTCATGGAGGGGTCAGAGGACGCCTATGTTGGCTACATGACCATTAGG TTTAACCCTGATGACAAGTCTGCACAGCACCACAATGCTCACCACTGCCTGGAGATCACAGTCAACTGCAGCCCCATCATTGACCACTGCGTCATCCGGAGCACCTGCACAG TGGGCTCAGCGGTGTGTGTAAGCGGCCAGGGGGCGTGTCCCACCATCAAGCACTGCAACATCAGCGACTGTGAGAACGTGGGGCTGTACATCACGGACCACGCACAG GGGATATACGAGGACAACGAGATCTCCAATAACGCGCTGGCGGGGATCTGGGTGAAAAACCACGGCAACCCCATCATCAGACGCAACCACATCCACCACGGCAGAGACGTTGGGGTGTTCACCTTTGACCACGGCATG ggctACTTTGAGAGCTGCAACATCCACAGGAACCGGATAGCGGGCTTCGAGGTGAAGGCGTACGCCAACCCCACAGTGGTGCGCTGCGAGATCCACCACGGACAGACAGGCGGTATCTATGTGCATGAGAAGGGGCGGGGCCAGTTCATCGAGAACAAGATCTACGCCAACAACTTCGCCGGCGTGTGGATCACCTCCAACAGCGACCCCACCATCAG GGGTAACTCCATTTTCAACGGTAACCAAGGCGGCGTGTACATATTTGGCGATGGGCGGGGTCTCATCGAGAGCAACGACATCTACGGCAACGCCCTGGCGGGAATCCAGATCCGCACCAACAGCTGCCCCATTGTCCGGCACAACAAGATCCACGACGGCCAGCACGGGGGCATCTATGTG CATGAGAAGGGGCAGGGCGTGATCGAGGAGAACGAGGTGTACAGCAACACCCTGGCGGGCGTGTGGGTGACGACAGGGAGCACGCCCGTGCTGCGGAGGAACCGCATCCACAGCGGGAAGCAG gtggGGGTGTATTTCTATGACAACGGGCACGGTGTGCTGGAAGACAACGACATCTACAACCACATGTACTCAGGCGTTCAGATCAG AACCGGCAGCAACCCCAAGATCCGGCGAAACAAGATCTGGGGAGGCCAGAACGGCGGCATCCTGGTTTACAACTCTG GTCTGGGATTTATCGAGGACAATGAGATCTTCGACAACGCCATGGCCGGGGTCTGGATAAAGACGGACAGCAACCCCACGCTGAGGAGGAATAAAATCCACGacgggagagatggagggatcTGCATATTCAACGGAGGAAGAg GGGTGCTGGAGGAGAACGACATCTTCCGGAACGCCCAGGCGGGTGTGCTCATCAGCACCAACAGCCACCCTGTCCTGCGCAAGAACCGCATTTTCGACGGCTTCGCTGCAG GTATCGAGATCACGAACCACGCCACAGCCACGCTAGAGGGCAATCAGATTTTCAACAACCGCTTTGGGGGGCTGTTCCTGGCGTCCGGAGTCAATGTTACGATGAAAGGTAAGCCCGGATGGAATTTGGGTCTGTCCATCTTTCTGTTGGTGCATCCATCTCACACACAGTTGCCGCTCGTCGAATCGGAGCCCCCCGCCCTCATGCTCCACACCTGTGCCTCCCCCCCTTCTGcagataacaaaataatgaacaatCAGGACGCCATCGAGAAAGCAGTGAGCCGAGGGCAGTGCCTCTACAAGATTTCCAGCTACACCAGCTACCCGATGCATGACTTCTACAG GTGTCACACCTGCAACACGACAGACCGGAACGCAATCTGCGTCAACTGCATCAAGAAGTGCCATCAAGGGCACGACGTGGAGTTTATAAGGCACGATAG GTTTTTCTGTGACTGCGGTGCTGGGACGCTCTCAAACCCTTGCACGCTGGCAGGAGAGCCCACTCACGACACGGACACTCTGTATGACTCCGCCCCCCCTATAGAGTCCAACACGCTGCAGCACAACTGA
- the LOC118788854 gene encoding tripartite motif-containing protein 35-like yields MAAKALFPKEELCCSVCFEIFKDPVLLKCSHSFCRVCLQQCWEEKRSRECPICRRKSSMEEPPVNLALKNIVEFYLQQKTGSEAAEKSEARCSLHEEKLLLFCVEDQEAVCLVCQTSKKHRNHQLHPVEEAALDLKENLKTALKPIKEKLERFSKVNQECERTGEHIRSQAQHTERQIKAEFEKLHQFLRDEEEARLVALREEEEQKSQMMKEKIENITKHVSTLSEKIKAIEKTMDSDDISFLKTYTNNKERAQCTLQDPELLSGTLIDVAKHLGNLKFRVWEKMLGMVQYTPVTLDPNTAAPWLCLSDDLTRVRNTGVKQQLPDNPERFDTCVCVFGSEGFNSGKHSWEVEVGNKREWDIGVAKGSINKKTLNTYSPAKGFWVVVLRNSDEYEACTSLSTSERLKLKRKPQRIRVQLDYDRGEVSFYNPSDMSHIYTFKDKFTERLFPYFSPCVNKDGSNPGALKICPVKVSVTVMLPSQ; encoded by the exons ATGGCGGCTAAAGCTTTATTTCCCAAAGAGGAGCTCTGCTGTTCTGTATGTTTCGAAATTTTCAAGGACCCTGTCCTCCTGAAATGCAGCCACAGCTTCTGTagagtctgtctgcagcagtgctgggaAGAGAAGAGATCTCGGGAGTGTCCCATCTGCAGGAGGAAGTCCTCTATGGAGGAACCCCCTGTTAACCTGGCTCTGAAAAACATTGTTGAGTTCTACTTGCAGCAGAAGACAGGGAGTGAAGCTGCAGAGAAGAGTGAAGCTCGCTGCAGTCTCCATGAAGAGAAGCTTCTGCTCTTCTGTGTGGAGGACCAGGAGGCTGTCTGCCTCGTTTGTCAGACttcaaagaaacacagaaaccatCAGCTCCATCCAGTGGAAGAGGCTGCACTGGATCTGAAG GAAAATCTCAAGACTGCACTCAAGCCTATTAAAGAAAAACTGGAGAGATTCAGTAAAGTTAACCAAGAGTGTGAGAGAACAGGAGAACACATCAGG AGTCAggcccagcacacagagaggcagataaaGGCAGAGTTTGAGAAGCTCCACCAGTTCCTGCGAGATGAAGAGGAGGCCAGACTAGTGgcactgagggaggaagaggagcagaagagtCAGATGATGAAGGAGAAGATAGAGAACATCACAAAACATGTCTCCACCCTTTCAGAGAAAATTAAAGCTATAGAGAAGACCATGGACTCTGATGACATCTCCTTCTTGAAG acCTACACGAATAATAAAGAAAG AGCCCAGTGCACACTGCAGGATCCAGAGCTGCTTTCAGGGACGCTGATAGATGTGGCCAAACACCTGGGAAATCTGAAGTTCAGAGTCTGGGAGAAGATGCTGGGGATGgtacagtaca CTCCTGTGActctggaccccaacacagcagCCCCctggctctgtctgtctgatgatCTGACCAGAGTGAGAAACACTGGAGTTAAACAGCAGCTTCCTGACAACCCAGAGAGGTTtgatacctgtgtgtgtgtgtttggctctGAGGGGTTCAActcaggaaaacacagctgggAGGTGGAGGTTGGGAACAAACGTGAGTGGGATATAGGAGTGGCTAAAGGGTCCATCAACAAGAAAACACTAAATACATATAGCCCAGCGAAAGGATTCTGGGTTGTAGTGCTGAGAAATAGTGATGAGTATGAAGCCTGCACCTCCTTATCAACATCAGAACGACTCAAACTGAAGAGGAAACCCCAGAGGATCAGAGTGCAGCTGGACTATGACAGGGGGGAGGTGTCCTTCTACAACCCCAGTGACATGTCACACATCTACACCTTTAAAGACAAGTTTACCGAGAGACTCTTCCCATATTTCTCTCCCTGTGTAAATAAAGATGGCAGTAACCCTGGAGCCCTGAAGATCTGCCCAGTGAAGGTGTCTGTAACAGTGATGTTGCCATCTCAATGA